A genomic region of Nostoc sp. UHCC 0702 contains the following coding sequences:
- a CDS encoding type II toxin-antitoxin system YafQ family toxin: MLEVSFSSSFRRAFKKRIKGNVDLEARFWQKLEQFIVNPFDQSLKTHKLSGKLNNLWSFSIDYDVRILFYFTEDGNAVFVDIGSHDEVY; the protein is encoded by the coding sequence ATGCTAGAAGTCAGTTTCAGTTCGTCATTTAGACGTGCATTCAAAAAACGAATTAAGGGAAATGTAGATTTAGAAGCAAGGTTTTGGCAAAAGCTAGAGCAGTTTATAGTAAATCCATTTGATCAAAGCTTGAAAACTCACAAATTATCAGGCAAGCTCAATAATTTATGGAGTTTTAGCATAGATTATGATGTGAGGATATTGTTTTATTTTACCGAAGATGGAAACGCAGTATTTGTTGATATTGGTAGTCATGACGAGGTTTATTAA